A single genomic interval of Armatimonadota bacterium harbors:
- the tuf gene encoding elongation factor Tu (EF-Tu; promotes GTP-dependent binding of aminoacyl-tRNA to the A-site of ribosomes during protein biosynthesis; when the tRNA anticodon matches the mRNA codon, GTP hydrolysis results; the inactive EF-Tu-GDP leaves the ribosome and release of GDP is promoted by elongation factor Ts; many prokaryotes have two copies of the gene encoding EF-Tu), with product GDNVRITGELIVPIAMEEGLRFAIREGGHTVGAGVVTKVIE from the coding sequence GGGTGACAATGTTCGGATCACGGGGGAACTGATCGTACCGATCGCGATGGAAGAGGGTCTGCGGTTCGCGATTCGCGAGGGCGGCCACACCGTGGGCGCCGGCGTGGTGACGAAGGTTATTGAGTAG